A region from the Saccharomonospora azurea NA-128 genome encodes:
- the dnaJ gene encoding molecular chaperone DnaJ produces the protein MAKDYYGILGVSKDATDQEIKRAYRKLARELHPDVNPSEDAQHKFSEVTTAYEVLSDPQKRKIVDLGGDPMDNGASAGGRDPFAGFGGLGDIMDAFFGAATGGARGRGPRSRVQPGSDALIRLKLTLEECATGVNKQITVDTAILCDRCRGAGTAEGGSVVTCDTCGGQGEVQSVQRSFLGQVVTARPCPTCRGYGEVITDPCQQCGGDGRVRARRDVTAKIPPGVGDGMRIRLSGQGEVGPGGGPAGDLYVEVEEAPHEDFERQGNDLFCRLRVPVTAAALGAVIPMETLVDGEAEVEIEPGTQPNTEIVLQGFGMPRLRSSGRVDGRGDLHIRIDVVVPTKLDDEQAELLRELARLRGEEVPTLAGNGHKPGGLFSKLRLKSR, from the coding sequence GTGGCCAAGGATTACTACGGCATCCTCGGCGTGTCGAAGGACGCGACCGACCAGGAAATCAAGCGCGCGTACCGCAAGCTCGCGCGCGAGTTGCACCCGGACGTCAACCCCTCCGAGGACGCGCAGCACAAGTTCAGCGAGGTCACCACCGCCTACGAGGTGCTGTCCGACCCGCAGAAGCGCAAGATCGTCGACCTGGGCGGCGACCCGATGGACAACGGGGCGAGCGCCGGTGGGCGTGACCCGTTCGCCGGGTTCGGGGGCCTGGGCGACATCATGGACGCCTTCTTCGGAGCCGCCACCGGAGGCGCGCGCGGCCGCGGGCCGCGCAGCAGGGTGCAGCCGGGCTCCGACGCTCTCATCCGGCTGAAGCTGACGCTGGAGGAGTGCGCCACCGGCGTCAACAAGCAGATCACCGTGGACACGGCCATCCTGTGCGACCGGTGCCGCGGGGCGGGCACGGCCGAGGGCGGCAGTGTCGTCACCTGTGACACCTGTGGTGGTCAGGGCGAGGTGCAGTCCGTGCAGCGGTCGTTCCTCGGCCAGGTCGTCACGGCGCGGCCCTGCCCCACCTGCCGCGGGTACGGCGAGGTCATCACCGACCCGTGCCAACAGTGCGGTGGCGACGGCCGGGTCCGGGCGCGCCGGGACGTGACGGCCAAGATCCCTCCGGGTGTGGGCGACGGCATGCGCATCCGCCTCTCCGGTCAGGGTGAGGTCGGCCCCGGTGGCGGGCCCGCCGGCGACCTCTACGTGGAGGTCGAGGAGGCGCCGCACGAGGACTTCGAGCGGCAGGGCAACGACCTGTTCTGCCGGCTGCGGGTGCCCGTCACGGCGGCCGCGCTGGGCGCGGTCATCCCCATGGAGACGCTCGTGGACGGCGAGGCCGAGGTCGAGATCGAGCCGGGAACCCAGCCGAACACCGAGATCGTGTTGCAGGGCTTCGGGATGCCGCGGTTGCGGTCGTCCGGTCGCGTGGACGGCCGGGGCGACCTGCACATCCGCATCGACGTCGTGGTGCCGACGAAGCTGGACGACGAGCAGGCGGAGTTGCTGCGCGAGCTCGCCAGGCTGCGTGGCGAGGAGGTGCCCACGCTGGCCGGTAACGGTCACAAGCCGGGTGGGTTGTTCTCCAAGCTGCGCTTGAAGAGCCGCTGA
- a CDS encoding PhoH family protein yields the protein MAGTEPLQPAEVAASQEPSAQSKFPIPDAAVLVLLGSRDENLRVAEDLLEADVHVRGNEVTLTGAPSAVAFAERVFEELVTLARRGQQLGPDAVRRTVAMLSSGGSESPADVLSMDILSRRGRTIRPKTLNQKRYVDAIDEHTVVFGIGPAGTGKTYLAMAKAVQALQTKQVTRIILTRPAVEAGERLGYLPGTLYEKIDPYLRPLYDALHDMVDPDSIPRLMQAGTIEIAPLAYMRGRTLNDAFIILDEAQNTTPEQMKMFLTRLGFGSKIVVTGDVTQVDLPSGQRSGLRVVREILEGVNDLHFATLTSHDVVRHKLVGDIVDAYEKWQATRDAAPGDAHTNGGRGHR from the coding sequence GTGGCCGGAACCGAACCGCTGCAACCTGCCGAAGTCGCTGCTTCACAGGAGCCTTCGGCCCAGTCGAAGTTCCCGATCCCCGATGCCGCCGTGCTCGTTCTGCTCGGTTCCCGAGACGAGAACCTGCGGGTGGCCGAGGACCTGCTCGAAGCGGACGTGCACGTCAGGGGCAACGAGGTCACGTTGACGGGTGCGCCGAGTGCGGTCGCGTTCGCCGAGCGTGTGTTCGAGGAGTTGGTGACGCTGGCCCGGCGAGGTCAGCAGCTGGGCCCCGACGCGGTCCGCCGCACGGTCGCCATGCTGTCGTCCGGGGGTTCGGAGTCGCCCGCCGACGTGCTGAGCATGGACATCCTCTCGCGACGCGGGCGGACCATCCGGCCGAAGACGCTGAACCAGAAGCGCTACGTCGACGCGATCGACGAGCACACCGTGGTGTTCGGCATCGGTCCCGCGGGCACCGGCAAGACGTATCTGGCCATGGCCAAGGCCGTGCAGGCGCTGCAGACCAAGCAGGTCACGCGCATCATCCTCACGCGGCCCGCGGTGGAGGCCGGTGAGCGGCTGGGCTACCTGCCCGGCACGCTCTACGAGAAGATCGACCCGTACCTGCGGCCGCTGTACGACGCGCTGCACGACATGGTCGATCCCGACTCGATCCCGCGGCTCATGCAGGCCGGGACGATCGAGATCGCGCCCCTGGCGTACATGCGCGGCCGGACGTTGAACGACGCGTTCATCATTCTCGACGAAGCGCAGAACACCACGCCGGAGCAGATGAAGATGTTCCTGACCCGGCTCGGCTTCGGGTCCAAGATCGTGGTCACCGGCGATGTGACGCAGGTCGACCTGCCCAGTGGTCAGCGCAGTGGCCTGCGGGTGGTGCGTGAGATCCTCGAGGGTGTGAACGACCTGCACTTCGCGACGCTGACGAGCCACGACGTGGTGCGCCACAAGCTCGTGGGCGACATCGTCGACGCCTACGAGAAATGGCAGGCCACGCGGGACGCCGCGCCCGGCGACGCCCACACCAACGGCGGGCGGGGACACCGGTGA
- a CDS encoding histidine triad nucleotide-binding protein: MSESETGRDTEGPGGTNGTESASETLFERIIAREIPADIVYETDTTLAFRDISPQASTHVLVVPKARHRTVADLAAADPGLLAEVVATAAKVAELEGLHDGYRIVFNTGPDAGQTVFHVHAHVLGGEQLGHFGRSSQ; encoded by the coding sequence GTGAGCGAGAGCGAGACCGGTAGGGACACGGAGGGGCCGGGCGGCACGAACGGCACCGAGTCCGCCTCGGAGACGCTGTTCGAGCGGATCATCGCGAGGGAGATCCCGGCCGACATCGTGTACGAGACCGACACGACACTGGCGTTCCGCGACATCAGCCCGCAGGCGTCCACGCACGTGCTCGTGGTGCCCAAGGCGCGGCACCGCACCGTCGCCGACCTCGCGGCGGCCGACCCGGGTCTGCTCGCGGAGGTCGTGGCCACCGCGGCCAAGGTGGCCGAGCTGGAGGGGCTCCACGACGGCTACCGGATCGTGTTCAACACCGGCCCCGACGCCGGACAGACGGTCTTCCACGTGCACGCCCACGTGCTCGGTGGGGAACAGCTCGGTCACTTCGGTCGTTCTTCCCAGTGA
- a CDS encoding GMC family oxidoreductase N-terminal domain-containing protein — protein MTRFDYDVVVIGSGFGGSVSALRLTEKGYRVGVLEAGRRFADHEFARTSWHVRDYLFAPLLGCTGILRITPFPDVMVVTGAGVGGGSLGYGNTLYEPPDAFFSDRQWAGITDWKAELAPYYDQAKRMLGVTPNPWTSPADEVMRDVAEELGVGHTYRPTPVGVFFGDDETSPGTRVRDPFFGGMGPDRRACTHCGECLTGCRHGAKNTTVKNYLHLAEKAGAAVHPLTTVTEVRPLPGGGYACSCVHTTQRRRQRVVTAEQVVFAASALGTQRLLHRMRDRGVLPRLSRRLGVLSRTNSEAVLAARTTRRDAGFHRGVAISSSLHPDDVTHVEPVRYGRGSNLLGLLATVLVDPVPGTPRWRAGLSELVRRRRDLPALHNPRHWSEETIALLVMQSLDNSVTTYTRRGLFGRRMVTKQGEGEPNPTWIPAGHEVARRVAARIGGIASGGWNDFFDRPLTGHFIGGCVIGDSPETGVVDAYHRVYGHPGLHIVDGSTVSANLGVNPSLTITAQAERAMALWPNRGEADPRPEPSSSYRAITPVAPRHPIVPTTAVGALHLPIFPANRRSP, from the coding sequence ATGACGCGCTTCGACTACGACGTGGTGGTCATCGGATCCGGTTTCGGCGGCAGCGTGAGCGCCCTGCGGCTCACCGAGAAGGGGTACAGGGTCGGCGTCCTGGAGGCGGGCAGGCGCTTCGCCGACCACGAGTTCGCCCGCACCTCCTGGCACGTGCGCGACTATCTGTTCGCTCCCCTGCTCGGGTGCACGGGCATCCTGAGGATCACTCCGTTCCCCGACGTCATGGTGGTCACGGGCGCGGGAGTGGGCGGCGGCTCCCTCGGTTACGGCAACACGCTCTACGAGCCGCCCGACGCGTTCTTCTCCGACCGGCAGTGGGCCGGCATCACGGACTGGAAGGCGGAACTCGCCCCCTACTACGACCAGGCCAAACGCATGCTCGGGGTGACGCCGAACCCCTGGACGTCGCCCGCCGACGAGGTGATGCGGGACGTCGCCGAGGAGCTGGGCGTCGGGCACACCTACCGTCCCACTCCCGTCGGCGTGTTCTTCGGCGACGACGAGACGTCGCCGGGCACGCGCGTGCGCGATCCGTTCTTCGGCGGGATGGGCCCCGACCGCCGCGCGTGCACCCACTGCGGCGAGTGCCTCACGGGGTGCCGCCACGGCGCGAAGAACACGACGGTGAAGAACTACCTTCACCTGGCCGAGAAGGCGGGTGCGGCCGTGCACCCGCTCACCACGGTGACCGAGGTCCGCCCGCTGCCCGGAGGCGGTTACGCGTGCTCGTGCGTCCACACGACGCAGCGCCGGCGTCAGCGCGTGGTGACCGCCGAGCAGGTCGTGTTCGCCGCCTCGGCCCTCGGTACCCAGCGCCTGCTTCACCGCATGCGCGACCGCGGGGTGCTCCCGCGCCTCTCGCGGCGGCTCGGCGTGCTCTCCCGCACGAACTCGGAGGCGGTCCTGGCCGCGCGCACGACCCGGCGCGACGCCGGGTTCCACCGCGGTGTCGCCATCAGCTCGTCCCTGCACCCCGACGACGTCACGCACGTGGAGCCGGTGCGCTACGGCCGGGGCAGCAACCTGCTGGGCCTGCTCGCCACCGTCCTCGTCGACCCCGTTCCCGGCACACCTCGGTGGAGGGCGGGGCTGTCGGAGCTGGTCCGCCGCCGGCGCGACCTGCCCGCGCTGCACAACCCGCGCCACTGGTCGGAGGAGACCATCGCGCTGCTGGTGATGCAGTCGCTCGACAACTCCGTCACCACCTACACCCGGCGGGGCCTGTTCGGCCGGAGGATGGTGACCAAGCAGGGCGAGGGCGAGCCCAACCCGACCTGGATTCCGGCGGGTCACGAGGTGGCGCGCCGGGTCGCCGCCCGGATCGGCGGCATCGCCAGCGGCGGGTGGAACGACTTCTTCGACCGCCCCCTGACCGGGCACTTCATCGGCGGCTGCGTCATCGGCGACTCGCCCGAGACCGGGGTGGTGGACGCGTACCACCGGGTGTACGGCCACCCGGGACTGCACATCGTGGACGGATCGACGGTGTCGGCCAACCTCGGTGTCAATCCGTCACTGACGATCACCGCCCAGGCCGAGCGGGCCATGGCGCTGTGGCCGAACCGCGGGGAGGCGGACCCGCGGCCGGAGCCGTCCTCCTCCTACCGGGCGATCACTCCTGTGGCGCCGCGCCACCCGATCGTGCCCACCACCGCCGTCGGGGCCCTTCACCTGCCCATTTTCCCGGCGAACCGCAGGTCGCCGTGA
- a CDS encoding SDR family oxidoreductase: MAVRKNIVITGASAGLGEGMARLFAARGRDLALCARRRDRLDALAAELTERHPGIRVIVRELDVNDHDRVATVFDEFRTELGGLDRVIVNAGLGKGQPVGTGHFAANRQTVETNLVAGLAQCEAAVSIFREQNAGHLVVVSSFSAVRGMPRTMTAYAASKAGIAALADGIRTDLLATPISVTTVFPGYIESEMTRRTAGRTPLIASAEAGARALVKAIEREPAKAYVPSWPWTPLSLLVRALPTSVFRRIV, from the coding sequence ATGGCCGTACGGAAGAACATCGTGATCACCGGCGCCAGCGCGGGTCTCGGCGAGGGAATGGCCCGTCTGTTCGCCGCGCGAGGCCGTGATCTCGCGCTGTGCGCCCGGCGTCGCGACCGGCTCGACGCCCTCGCCGCGGAGCTCACGGAGCGGCACCCCGGTATCCGCGTGATCGTCCGCGAACTCGACGTCAACGACCACGACCGCGTCGCCACCGTCTTCGACGAGTTCCGTACGGAGCTGGGCGGTCTCGACCGCGTCATCGTCAACGCGGGCCTCGGCAAGGGGCAGCCCGTCGGCACGGGTCACTTCGCCGCCAACCGGCAGACCGTGGAGACGAACCTCGTCGCCGGGCTCGCGCAGTGCGAGGCCGCCGTGTCGATCTTCCGGGAACAGAACGCCGGACACCTCGTCGTGGTGTCGTCGTTCAGTGCCGTGCGGGGAATGCCGCGCACCATGACCGCCTACGCGGCGTCGAAGGCCGGCATCGCCGCGCTCGCCGACGGCATCAGGACCGACCTGCTGGCCACGCCGATCTCGGTCACCACCGTGTTCCCGGGCTACATCGAGTCGGAGATGACCCGCCGGACCGCGGGCCGCACGCCGCTCATCGCGAGCGCGGAGGCGGGGGCGCGAGCGCTCGTGAAGGCGATCGAACGGGAGCCCGCGAAGGCCTACGTGCCGTCGTGGCCGTGGACTCCGCTCAGTCTGCTCGTGCGTGCGCTGCCGACGAGCGTGTTCCGCAGGATCGTCTGA
- a CDS encoding SSI family serine proteinase inhibitor encodes MPKFGATILAACAAAALCTGGTAGAATPDSTFVLSLTDPRGDTTSVELTCGPAQGNHPQADTACRSLEQADGDFSRLPTKFQNCTMIYSPVRATASGSWYGTPVDFDTEYSNRCVADAQSGGVFAF; translated from the coding sequence ATGCCCAAGTTCGGAGCGACCATCCTCGCCGCGTGCGCGGCCGCGGCCCTGTGTACGGGCGGCACCGCCGGCGCCGCCACTCCCGACTCCACCTTCGTCCTCAGCCTGACCGACCCGAGGGGCGACACCACGTCCGTCGAACTCACGTGCGGGCCGGCTCAAGGCAACCACCCGCAGGCGGACACGGCCTGCCGGTCCCTGGAACAGGCCGACGGCGACTTCTCACGGCTGCCCACGAAGTTCCAGAACTGCACGATGATCTACTCGCCGGTGCGCGCCACGGCCAGCGGCAGCTGGTACGGCACACCGGTCGACTTCGACACCGAGTACTCCAACCGCTGCGTCGCCGACGCCCAGTCCGGCGGCGTGTTCGCGTTCTGA
- a CDS encoding TetR/AcrR family transcriptional regulator: protein MTTESVPKWRRLEPDQRREQIFTCAAELFGERPYADVSTSDIAARAGVARGLINHYFGTKRELYLAVVRRALNLPYGGLARLPAGSTEERVKAAVDWFLDLVGGQEKMWLAAITPEGIGRDVEVERILDEADRNAADRVLQAMGFEPTDPRWEQFNAVVRAYSGMVKVAGREWLMRGTLDRAQVHALLSHVLESLVTDVLPELSTT, encoded by the coding sequence ATGACCACGGAATCCGTGCCGAAGTGGCGGCGATTGGAGCCCGACCAGCGCCGGGAGCAGATCTTCACCTGCGCCGCCGAACTGTTCGGGGAACGCCCGTACGCCGACGTGTCCACGTCGGACATCGCCGCCCGGGCCGGTGTGGCGCGAGGACTCATCAACCACTACTTCGGAACCAAGCGCGAGCTCTATCTCGCCGTGGTCCGACGCGCACTGAACCTCCCCTACGGCGGGCTGGCCCGGCTGCCGGCGGGATCCACAGAGGAACGTGTGAAAGCCGCCGTCGACTGGTTCCTTGACCTCGTCGGCGGGCAGGAGAAGATGTGGCTGGCCGCGATCACACCCGAGGGCATCGGGCGCGACGTGGAGGTCGAGCGCATCCTCGACGAGGCCGACCGCAACGCCGCCGACCGCGTGCTGCAGGCCATGGGTTTCGAGCCGACCGACCCGCGGTGGGAGCAGTTCAACGCCGTCGTCCGCGCCTACTCCGGCATGGTCAAGGTGGCGGGCCGGGAATGGTTGATGCGCGGCACACTCGACCGCGCGCAGGTCCACGCGTTGCTCAGCCACGTGCTCGAGTCACTCGTCACCGACGTGCTGCCCGAACTGTCGACGACGTGA
- the hrcA gene encoding heat-inducible transcriptional repressor HrcA: protein MASAEERRFEVLRAIVADYVSNQEPVGSKALVDRHNLNVSSATVRNDMAALEEDGYITQPHTSAGRIPTDKGYRFFVDRLSEVKPLSAAERRAIVQFLEGAVDLDDVLRRSVRLLAQLTRQVAVVQYPTLTTSTVRHVEVVALTPARLLIVLITDTGRVDQRAVDLGDVISDDNVARLRDVLNGTLSGHRLPEAAAKVSDLPEQAPSDLRDVMVRVSTVLVESLVEHPEERLVLGGTANLTRNVADFPGSLRQVLEALEEQVVVLKLLAAARNPGAVTVRIGEENEDEQMRSTSVVSIGYGSDQVLLGGMGVVGPTRMDYPGTIAAVRAVATYVGRILSGR, encoded by the coding sequence GTGGCCAGTGCGGAGGAGCGTCGCTTCGAGGTCCTGCGGGCCATCGTTGCCGACTACGTGTCGAACCAGGAACCGGTGGGGTCGAAGGCTCTCGTCGACCGGCACAACCTGAACGTGTCCAGCGCGACGGTGCGTAACGACATGGCCGCTCTGGAAGAGGACGGGTACATCACCCAGCCGCACACCAGCGCGGGCCGGATTCCGACCGACAAGGGTTACCGATTTTTCGTCGACCGGCTGTCGGAGGTCAAGCCCCTGTCGGCCGCCGAGCGCCGGGCGATCGTGCAGTTCCTGGAGGGCGCCGTCGATCTCGACGACGTTTTGCGCCGGTCGGTGCGGCTGTTGGCGCAGCTGACGCGCCAGGTCGCGGTGGTGCAGTACCCGACGCTGACGACCTCCACGGTGCGGCACGTCGAGGTCGTCGCGCTCACCCCGGCCCGCCTGCTCATCGTGCTGATCACCGACACGGGCCGTGTCGACCAGCGGGCCGTGGACCTGGGTGACGTCATCAGCGACGACAACGTGGCACGTCTGCGCGACGTCCTCAACGGCACGCTGTCCGGGCACCGGCTGCCCGAGGCGGCGGCGAAGGTCTCCGACCTGCCGGAACAGGCGCCGTCCGACCTGCGCGACGTCATGGTCCGGGTCTCCACCGTGCTCGTCGAGTCGCTCGTCGAGCACCCGGAGGAACGTCTCGTCCTCGGCGGCACGGCCAACCTCACCCGCAACGTCGCCGACTTCCCCGGGTCGCTGCGGCAGGTGCTGGAGGCACTGGAGGAGCAGGTCGTCGTGTTGAAGCTGCTCGCCGCCGCGCGCAACCCCGGTGCCGTCACCGTGCGGATCGGGGAGGAAAATGAGGACGAGCAGATGCGGAGCACCTCGGTCGTGTCGATCGGGTACGGCTCGGACCAGGTACTACTGGGGGGCATGGGCGTGGTTGGCCCGACACGGATGGACTACCCCGGGACGATCGCTGCCGTACGCGCGGTCGCCACGTACGTGGGCCGGATCCTGTCCGGGCGGTAG
- a CDS encoding 16S rRNA (uracil(1498)-N(3))-methyltransferase produces MAGVTDTTPPVFLVPELPEAGHADLDGEEAHHAVTVRRLRAGERLTLSDGRGGVADCVAATVHAGRKPTVELTVERVRTVPAPALRVTVAQALAKGDRGELAVELATEAGVDAIVPWRAARSVARWDDGPRGAKALGKWRAAAAAASKQARRAWVPEVSDPMSTAELASAIASADVALVLDGDAPDRLTDIALPDAGELLLVVGPEGGVAPEERDAFVEAGARRVRLGPTVLRTSTAAAVALGALGALTARWA; encoded by the coding sequence ATGGCTGGAGTCACCGACACCACTCCACCGGTTTTCCTCGTGCCGGAACTGCCGGAGGCCGGGCACGCCGACCTGGACGGTGAGGAGGCACATCACGCCGTCACCGTGCGCCGGCTGCGTGCGGGGGAGCGGCTGACGCTGTCCGACGGGCGCGGCGGGGTCGCCGACTGTGTCGCCGCGACCGTCCACGCGGGACGCAAGCCCACGGTGGAGCTGACGGTCGAGCGGGTGCGCACCGTGCCCGCCCCTGCGCTGCGGGTGACCGTGGCGCAGGCGCTGGCGAAGGGCGACCGCGGGGAGCTGGCCGTGGAGCTGGCCACCGAAGCGGGCGTGGATGCGATCGTCCCGTGGCGGGCGGCCCGGAGCGTGGCGCGCTGGGACGACGGCCCTCGGGGCGCGAAGGCTCTGGGCAAGTGGCGGGCGGCAGCGGCCGCGGCGAGCAAACAGGCGCGCCGGGCGTGGGTTCCCGAGGTCTCCGATCCGATGAGCACGGCCGAGCTGGCGTCGGCGATCGCGAGCGCCGACGTGGCGCTGGTGCTCGACGGCGATGCCCCGGACCGGCTGACCGACATCGCCCTGCCGGACGCGGGGGAGTTGTTGCTCGTGGTCGGCCCCGAAGGCGGAGTGGCGCCCGAGGAGCGTGACGCGTTCGTCGAGGCGGGTGCGCGTCGTGTCCGGTTGGGACCGACGGTGTTGCGCACGTCCACGGCGGCCGCGGTGGCACTCGGTGCGCTGGGGGCGTTGACCGCGCGCTGGGCGTAG
- a CDS encoding siderophore-interacting protein — protein MARRGEGKPMIQARVLRTERLTPQMIRIVCGGDGLATFQHNGFTDCYVKVLFRVPGVEYPEPFDLDAVKASLPREAWPRMRTYTVRHHDPAAQELTLDVLVHGDAGLGGPWASGAKPGDEVLLRGPGGAYAPRADVDHHLLVGDESALPAIAASLEALPPEASATVRLLVENGAEQQPLATKGNVDLRWLHRADGADLVAEVRGLELGEGRVQAFVHGEAGMIRELRTHLLREREIDRELLSISGYWRQGRTDEAWRQEKKTFMG, from the coding sequence ATGGCGCGACGAGGCGAGGGCAAGCCGATGATCCAGGCCCGGGTGCTGCGCACCGAACGGCTCACCCCGCAGATGATCCGGATCGTGTGCGGCGGCGACGGGCTGGCGACGTTCCAGCACAACGGCTTCACCGACTGTTACGTCAAGGTGCTCTTCCGCGTCCCCGGTGTGGAGTACCCGGAGCCGTTCGACCTCGACGCCGTGAAGGCGTCCCTGCCGCGCGAGGCGTGGCCCCGCATGCGCACCTACACCGTGCGCCACCACGATCCCGCGGCCCAGGAGCTCACGCTGGACGTACTGGTGCACGGCGACGCGGGGCTGGGCGGGCCGTGGGCGTCGGGGGCCAAGCCGGGCGACGAGGTCCTGCTGCGTGGCCCCGGTGGCGCCTACGCGCCGCGTGCGGACGTCGACCACCATCTCCTCGTCGGTGACGAGTCCGCGCTGCCCGCCATCGCCGCCTCGCTCGAAGCGCTGCCTCCGGAGGCGTCCGCCACGGTCCGCCTGCTCGTCGAGAACGGCGCCGAACAGCAGCCGCTGGCCACGAAGGGCAACGTGGACCTCCGCTGGCTGCACCGCGCCGACGGCGCCGACCTCGTGGCCGAGGTCCGGGGACTCGAACTCGGCGAGGGGCGTGTCCAGGCCTTCGTCCACGGGGAGGCGGGCATGATCCGCGAACTGCGGACCCACCTTTTGCGTGAGCGCGAGATCGATCGCGAGCTGCTGTCGATTTCCGGCTACTGGAGGCAGGGGCGCACGGACGAGGCGTGGCGCCAGGAGAAGAAGACCTTCATGGGCTGA
- a CDS encoding histidine phosphatase family protein, which translates to MGAVYLVRHGQASFGAADYDVLSELGHAQARAVGIELARRDVAVSLARSGTLSRQRVTAEVALAECCPDGTVEIDARWNEYDHVDIVARHGGGGAQEDADPRAYQGVLEKALREWIEAGASSPCAETWPMFLDRVRGAFDDLVSSLGKGSRAVVFTSGGVIATLCGTLLGDPATGFLSLNRVTVNAGLTKIVTGRSGTTLLSFNEHGHFDGEAAESLTYR; encoded by the coding sequence ATGGGTGCCGTCTACCTGGTTCGTCACGGTCAGGCCTCGTTCGGGGCCGCCGACTACGACGTGCTGTCCGAGCTCGGACATGCGCAGGCCCGGGCCGTCGGGATCGAACTGGCCCGCCGGGACGTCGCGGTGTCGCTCGCCCGGTCAGGCACGTTGTCCCGTCAGCGCGTCACGGCGGAGGTGGCGCTCGCGGAGTGCTGTCCCGACGGGACCGTCGAGATCGACGCGCGCTGGAACGAGTACGACCACGTCGACATCGTGGCGCGGCACGGCGGTGGAGGTGCGCAGGAGGACGCCGACCCGCGGGCATACCAGGGCGTGTTGGAGAAGGCGTTGAGGGAGTGGATCGAGGCGGGCGCGTCGAGCCCGTGCGCCGAGACCTGGCCGATGTTCCTCGACCGCGTCCGTGGGGCCTTCGACGACCTCGTGTCGAGCCTGGGCAAGGGTTCCCGGGCGGTGGTCTTCACGTCCGGCGGTGTGATCGCGACGCTGTGCGGCACGTTGCTGGGCGACCCGGCCACCGGGTTCCTGTCGCTGAACCGAGTCACGGTGAACGCGGGCCTGACCAAGATCGTCACCGGCCGGTCCGGCACCACGCTGCTGTCGTTCAACGAGCACGGCCACTTCGACGGCGAGGCCGCGGAGTCACTGACCTACCGCTGA
- the ybeY gene encoding rRNA maturation RNase YbeY, producing the protein MSIEIANESGVDVDEASIVSAARFALDRMDVSPLAELSVVLVTLDVMEDLHVRWMDLPGPTDVMAFPMDELEPGRRPDAVESSPALLGDIVLCPAFAKDQARKAGHSLLDELHLLTVHGVLHLLGYDHAEPEEEREMFGLQNRILGEFRDTLAAARKEDVQRSNDDRLLGAAGLDGRSESEPS; encoded by the coding sequence GTGAGCATCGAGATCGCCAACGAGTCCGGCGTCGACGTCGACGAGGCGTCGATCGTGTCGGCGGCTCGGTTCGCGCTGGACCGGATGGACGTCAGCCCGCTGGCCGAACTGTCGGTCGTCCTCGTCACGCTCGACGTGATGGAGGACCTGCACGTGCGGTGGATGGACCTCCCCGGTCCCACGGACGTGATGGCCTTCCCCATGGACGAGCTGGAGCCGGGTCGCCGCCCCGACGCCGTGGAGTCGTCCCCGGCGCTGCTCGGCGACATCGTGTTGTGCCCGGCGTTCGCGAAGGACCAGGCGCGCAAGGCCGGGCACTCGCTGCTCGACGAGCTCCACCTGCTCACCGTGCACGGTGTGCTGCACCTCCTCGGCTACGACCACGCCGAGCCGGAGGAGGAGCGCGAGATGTTCGGGCTCCAGAACCGCATCCTCGGCGAGTTCCGCGACACGCTCGCGGCCGCGCGCAAGGAGGACGTGCAGCGCAGCAACGACGACCGGCTGCTGGGGGCAGCGGGTCTCGACGGAAGGTCTGAGTCGGAGCCATCGTGA